In the genome of Mixta calida, the window GCAGCAGTTTGTCCGCGCTTTCCGTCAGCCTGTTATGTGCTGGCGCGCTGCTGTTGCCGCTTTATGCTGGCGCGGCGGACGACAGCAAATCCCAGCTGAAATCTATTCAGCAGGACATTGCGGAAAAAGAAAAAAGCGTCCGTCTACAGAAGGAGCAGCGCAGCAGGCTGCTGGATCAGCTGCAAAGCCAGGAAAAAGTCATTGCCGAAGCCAGCCGCAAGCTGCGCCAGACGCAGCAGCAGCTGACGCGCCTGAACAAAGATATCGACGCCCTTACCCGCTCTATTGAGCGGCTGCAAAAGCAGCAGGCTCAGCAGGAAAAGCTGCTGGCGCAGCAGCTTGACGCCGCTTTCCGCCAGGGTAAGCACAGCGGCTTACAGCTGCTGCTGAGCGGCGAAGAGAGCCAACGCAACGAACGCATCCTTTCCTATTTCGGCTACCTTAACGAGGCGCGCCAGAAAACCATCGGCCAATTACAGCAAACGCGCAGCGATCTTGCGGCGCAGAAGGCCGATCTACTGAATAAGCAGAACCAGCAAAAGTCGTTGCTTAGCGAGCAGCAAACCCAGCAGGCGCGTCTGGAAGAGGCGCGCGCCGCGCGCAAGAAAACCCTGGCTACGCTGGAAAACGCGCTGGAGAAAGACCAGGCCGACCTGGTAGAAATGCGCCAGAACGAAAGTCGGCTACAGGACAAAATCGCCCGCGCCGAGCGCGAAGCCAAAGCGCGCGCCGAACGTGAAGCGCGCGAGGCGGAACAGGTGCGTAAACGTCAGGCGCAGGCGAAAGCGAAAGGCTCCACCTATAAACCGACCGAAAGCGAACGCTCGCTGATGTCGCGCACCGGCGGCTTAGGACGTCCTGGCGGACAGGCATTCTGGCCGGTGCGTGGCCGTATCGAACATCGCTTCGGCGAAACGCTGCAGGGCGAGCTACGCTGGAAAGGCCTGGTGATCGACGCGCCCGAAGGCGCAGAAGTCAAAGCGATCGCCGACGGCCGCGTGCTGATGGCCGACTGGCTGCAGGGATACGGGCTGGTCGTCGTGGTCGAGCATGGTAAAGGCGATATGAGTCTTTATGGCTATAACCAGAGCGCGCTGGTCAGCACCGGCGATCAGGTAAGAGCCGGGCAGCCGATTGCACTGGTCGGCACCAGCGGCGGACGCGGTACGCCGTCGCTTTATTTTGAAATCCGTCGTCAGGGACAGGCGGTCAACCCACTCCCGTGGTTAGGAAGATAGTTTTGTTCTCAGTAAAAAAAATTGCCGCCGCGCTGGGCGGCCTGCTGCTGGCCGCTTCGGCAAACGCCGGCAAACTGGCGATCGTGATTGATGATTTCGGCTACCGCCCGCAGCAGGAAAACCAGGTGCTGCAAATGTCTAACGCCATTTCGGTCGCGGTGCTGCCGACCGCCCCGCACGCGCATGAAATGGCCACCAAAGCCCACCAGCGCGGCCACGAGGTGCTAATCCACCTTCCGATGGCGCCGCTTAGCAAGCAGCCGCTGGAGCGCGATACGCTGCAACCGGAAATGAGCCAGGAGGAAATCGCGCGCATTATCCGCAGCGCGGTGGCGAACGTGCCCGGCGCCGTGGGCATGAATAACCATATGGGCAGCAAAATGACCTCCAGCCTGCCGGGCATGGTGAAAGTCATGCAGGTGCTGGATCACTACAATCTCTACTTTCTCGACAGCATGACGATCGGCAACAGCCAGGCGACGCGCGCGGCGGCGGGCACCCAGGTGAAGGTGATCAAGCGCCGCGTTTTCCTTGACGATAATCAGAACGAAGCGGAGATCCGCAAGCAGTTTAATCGCGCGGTGCATCTGGCGCAGCGCAACGGTTCCGCGATCGCTATCGGCCATCCTCATCCCACTACCGTGCGCGTGTTACAGCAAATGCTGCCGAACCTGCCCGCGGATATTACGCTGGTGCGTCCCAGCCAGCTGCTGAACGAGCCGCAAATCGATCGCCCTGCGCCTGCGCCGTCAACCCCCACGACGCCGAAGCCGAAGCCGCGTAATCCGTTCCGCGGCCTGGCCGTTTGTCAGACGCCGCAACCGGTCGCGCCGGTGCCGGCAACGCGCGCGCTGTCGGTCATCGCCGACAGTATTCAGCAGAGCGCGCTGGTGAAAAAAATAGGCAGCCTGTTCTGATCGGTTGCCCATCGTCAGGGCGGCCGTAAATCACTATAATGCCGCCCTGATATTTCACCTTCCGTGAGCGTAAGGACAGAGCGCGATGACGCAACCTCGACAAAAAATCCTGTTACTGGATAACGGCAGAGAATGGGGCGGCGGCACGAACAGCATGCTGGAGCTGCTCAGGCGCATCGATCGCGACCGTTTCGATATTACCTGCTGCTTTTATTACAACTATCAGCGCGGCGAAGGTGAAACTATTGAGTCGGTGCTGACGGAGCTTGGCATTCCGGTCATCTTTATTCCGCAACGCAAGCAGCCGCTTTCTGCCAAGCTGCAGAAAGAGCTGCTGCGTTCGCTGCTGTTTTTCAGCCGTCCGCTAAAAAAACGCGCCACGGATGCAGTTGATCGTCGCTGGCGCGTGGAGCCGAATGCCCGCAGTCTGCGCGCGCTGCTGCAACAGGGCGGCTATCACACGCTTTATATGAACAACCAGCCCAGCACCAACGTTGAAGGCTATCTGGCGGTAAAAGATCTGCCTGTTGGACTGGTGCAGCATTGCCGTATCGAACCGCAGCTGAATCCCGCGCTGGTGAAGATGATCAACCAGCGCGTCGACGCCATTATCGCCGTTTCTCACGGCGTCAATCAGACGCTGCGCGCTAACGGCGTCGATGCCGCACGCTGCTTTACGGTATCCAACGCGATTGATATTTATCAGCCGCTGCCCGATCGCGTGACCGTGCGTGCCCGGCTTGGCCTGCCGACCGACAGCTTCCTGTTTGGCAGTATCGGCTCGCTAATCGCGCGCAAGGCGACGCATCACACGTTACAGGCGCTCAGCGCCTTCCGTCGCGCCTGTCCGCAGATAAACTGGCATATGGTGGTGGTCGGCGCCGGTCCGGAACGGGAAAATCTGCAACTGCTGGCGGCGCGGGAAGGCATCGCCGATCGCGTAATCTTCACCGGCTTTCGTAATAATGCGCTTGATTACCTGGCGGCGATGGATGTCTTTGTGCTGGCGTCACGCAGCGAAGGCCTACCGCGCGTCGTGCTGGAAGCGATGCTGGTTAATACCGCCGTTATCGGCTCGCGCGTCGTGGGCACCGCCGAACTGATTGATGACGGACGCACTGGCCTGCTGTTTGACTATGGCGATACGGCGCGTCTCTGTGCGCATATGCAGGCGCTGTGTCAGAATAACGCGCTGCGCCAGCAGCTGATTTCACAGGCGAATGCCAACGTTAAAGCCCATTACGCTATCGAACATTATGTCGCAGGCGTCGAAGCGCTCCTGCAGAGCGTGGCAAAGGAACCCCTACCGCATGTTTAACTTTCTTAATCCGCAATACCGTTACATTACTTCTCGCCATAATATCCCTTACGCCCAGGCGGATGTGCAGGGCGAGGTGCCGGTTACCTCTGTGGTCATTCCCTGTACCGGCGCAGATTTTATTGAAGAAGCGGAACTGAGCGCGCTGTTCGCCGCTCGCTACGCCACGCAGGCTGAAGAGATCGTGATCGTCAGCGACCAGCCCGCCGAGCTGTTCCGTCAATTGCCGGAAAAAACCCGTGTGGTCACGCTGGATGTGCCGCAGCGTGAAGAAAATTACCGCTATAAGCAAATCTACCGCAGCCGCCTGATTAAGCTACAGGCGCCGTTGCAGGCACAGACTGACGGCATTTTGATGATCGATTCCGATCTGAATCTGCTGCAGATGCCTGATATCCGCATGAAAGAAGGCCACATTTACTCCAGCTTCCGTCAGGGGAAAATGATCGCCAAACTGGATAAGGCCGCGCCGGAAAAGCGCCCTGCTTACTATGCGCGCACTATCCGTCCTTTCCTGGTCGATCACGTTAACGGCGCATTTTTGGCAGCCACGCGCCAGACATGGAAACGCATTTGCCCGCTCTGGCTGACGCTGTTTCAGGATACATGGGAACTGATGGATGATTCACAGCCGCCGACCGATCAGCTGCCGCTGGCCGCCCTGCTGGATATGCTGGATATCAAAACCATCAACCTTGGCGAATGGATGAACTGGCCGGTTTCCAAACGGATTGGCGGCCAGGAGGCGGTGATTCCAAAAGAGGTGGTCGGCGCTCATGGCGGCTTTCCGCTATCGGAGTGGCAGAAATACCTCCAGTCCGCTGATGCTCCGCTGCTGTTTAAAGGCCAGGACTACACGCGTAAAGTGCGGTACCTGACCGACGCCGAGAAGAAAAAGCAGTAAACGTTCTACAGCCCGCAACGTCCGTTGCGTTGCGGGTAAAAATACAGCAGAGTTAATCCCAGCTCAGTACGACCTTGCCTGAACGGCCGGACCGCATCTCGTCGAAGCCCTGCTGAAACGCATCGATATGATAGCGATGAGTAATGATCGGCGTCAGGTCGAGCCCTGACTGAATCAGCGCCGCCATCTTATACCAGGTTTCAAACATCTCTCGTCCATAGATCCCTTTGATAAACAGACCCTTGAAAATTACCTGATTCCAGTCAATCGCCATATCTGACGGCGGAATGCCCAGCAGCGCAATGCGGCCGCCGTGATTCATCGCCTCCAGCATCGCGCGGAACGCCGGCGGCGCGCCCGACATTTCCAGACCGACATCAAAGCCTTCGGTCATGCCCAACTCGCTCATCACCTGTGACAGCGATTCACGACTGACGTCGACGGCACGCGTTACGCCCATCTGACGCGCCAGCTCAAGGCGGTAAGCATTCACATCGGTAATCACCACGTGGCGTGCGCCTACATGTTTACAGACCGCCGCGGCCATAATACCGATCGGCCCCGCGCCGGTAATCAGCACATCTTCACCGACCAGATCGAACGAGAGCGCGGTATGCACCGCGTTGCCGAAGGGATCGAAAATGGCCGCCAGCTCATCAGAGATATTTTCCGGGATCTTAAAGGCGTTAAAGGCAGGGATAACCAGATATTCGGCGAAGCAACCCTGTCGGTTTACACCGACGCCGACAGTATTGCGACAAAGATGGGTGCGTCCGGCACGACAATTACGACAGTGGCCGCAGGTGATATGCCCTTCGCCGGAGACGCGATCGCCGACAGAGAAGCCCTTCACCTCCTGCCCCATCGCCACCACTTCGCCCACATATTCATGGCCGACAATCATCGGAACCGGGATGGTTTTCCGCGACCACTCATCCCAATTGTAAATATGAATATCGGTGCCGCAGATAGCGGTTTTACGGATTTTAATCAGTAAATCGTTATGGCCAGGTTCAGGGATCGGCGCATCCGTTACCATCCAGATGCCTTCCGTCGCCTTGAGTTTTGCAAGTGCTTTCATGACCGTACCCCTCAGGCAATCACGCCCAGCTGTTTGCCAATACGCGTAAACGCATCCACCGCCCGTTCAAGCTGCTGATGCGTATGCCCCGCTGAAATTTGCGTGCGGATGCGCGCTTGCCCTTTCGGCACCACCGGATAAAAAAAGCCGGTGACGTAAATGCCTTCGTTCTGCAATAAACGCGCAAACTCCTGCGCCACCTTCGCTTCTCCCAACATCACCGGAATAATGGCGTGATCGGCGCCGGCCAGCGTAAAGCCCGCCTTTGTCATCGCCTCGCGGAAATAACGTGCGTTCTCCCACAGGCGCTGCCGCAGCCCGTCGCCTTCGCTCAGCAGATCCAGCACCCGCAGCGACGCGCTGACGATAGCGGGCGCCAGCGAGTTAGAGAACAGATAAGGACGGGAACGCTGACGCAGCCACTCCACCACCTCTTTTTTCGCCGCCGTATAGCCGCCGG includes:
- a CDS encoding glycosyltransferase: MTQPRQKILLLDNGREWGGGTNSMLELLRRIDRDRFDITCCFYYNYQRGEGETIESVLTELGIPVIFIPQRKQPLSAKLQKELLRSLLFFSRPLKKRATDAVDRRWRVEPNARSLRALLQQGGYHTLYMNNQPSTNVEGYLAVKDLPVGLVQHCRIEPQLNPALVKMINQRVDAIIAVSHGVNQTLRANGVDAARCFTVSNAIDIYQPLPDRVTVRARLGLPTDSFLFGSIGSLIARKATHHTLQALSAFRRACPQINWHMVVVGAGPERENLQLLAAREGIADRVIFTGFRNNALDYLAAMDVFVLASRSEGLPRVVLEAMLVNTAVIGSRVVGTAELIDDGRTGLLFDYGDTARLCAHMQALCQNNALRQQLISQANANVKAHYAIEHYVAGVEALLQSVAKEPLPHV
- the tdh gene encoding L-threonine 3-dehydrogenase, with product MKALAKLKATEGIWMVTDAPIPEPGHNDLLIKIRKTAICGTDIHIYNWDEWSRKTIPVPMIVGHEYVGEVVAMGQEVKGFSVGDRVSGEGHITCGHCRNCRAGRTHLCRNTVGVGVNRQGCFAEYLVIPAFNAFKIPENISDELAAIFDPFGNAVHTALSFDLVGEDVLITGAGPIGIMAAAVCKHVGARHVVITDVNAYRLELARQMGVTRAVDVSRESLSQVMSELGMTEGFDVGLEMSGAPPAFRAMLEAMNHGGRIALLGIPPSDMAIDWNQVIFKGLFIKGIYGREMFETWYKMAALIQSGLDLTPIITHRYHIDAFQQGFDEMRSGRSGKVVLSWD
- the envC gene encoding murein hydrolase activator EnvC, with protein sequence MREKASVSHTWTPGNFMPCYAPLRSSLSALSVSLLCAGALLLPLYAGAADDSKSQLKSIQQDIAEKEKSVRLQKEQRSRLLDQLQSQEKVIAEASRKLRQTQQQLTRLNKDIDALTRSIERLQKQQAQQEKLLAQQLDAAFRQGKHSGLQLLLSGEESQRNERILSYFGYLNEARQKTIGQLQQTRSDLAAQKADLLNKQNQQKSLLSEQQTQQARLEEARAARKKTLATLENALEKDQADLVEMRQNESRLQDKIARAEREAKARAEREAREAEQVRKRQAQAKAKGSTYKPTESERSLMSRTGGLGRPGGQAFWPVRGRIEHRFGETLQGELRWKGLVIDAPEGAEVKAIADGRVLMADWLQGYGLVVVVEHGKGDMSLYGYNQSALVSTGDQVRAGQPIALVGTSGGRGTPSLYFEIRRQGQAVNPLPWLGR
- a CDS encoding divergent polysaccharide deacetylase family protein; protein product: MFSVKKIAAALGGLLLAASANAGKLAIVIDDFGYRPQQENQVLQMSNAISVAVLPTAPHAHEMATKAHQRGHEVLIHLPMAPLSKQPLERDTLQPEMSQEEIARIIRSAVANVPGAVGMNNHMGSKMTSSLPGMVKVMQVLDHYNLYFLDSMTIGNSQATRAAAGTQVKVIKRRVFLDDNQNEAEIRKQFNRAVHLAQRNGSAIAIGHPHPTTVRVLQQMLPNLPADITLVRPSQLLNEPQIDRPAPAPSTPTTPKPKPRNPFRGLAVCQTPQPVAPVPATRALSVIADSIQQSALVKKIGSLF